ACATACAAGTGGCAAATAAACTAACCCGCGTTGGTTGATATTGGGTAGAAGGTCAAGTTTATCTGCGTCAACAAACTATAagctttatttacaaaataataaagcaactgtttttaattttaataaatttgctaAATATAGCTAATCTatctaataattaatttattacacttacggactaaaataataaaataagtttattaagtacctaccttcCTTTCGTCAACTAAACAAGAATTCAGTGcatagaataaatataatagaaacaataatatgaaataaataaacatagttCGTTTCGATAGAGCCGGTGTCCATTTCATTGCTATGTTTCGAAATCATTTGTAATGATTTCATTTCCCCGcgttaataaacttttaacatGATCATACGAAATATTGTAGGTATTCTAAATAAACTCCAACCAAACAGAACTCACTGCAGTCATTCAATATTTACTGCAGTGTTTTAGTtcgacatttttattttaatcacgCGATCAATGTATTTCCCGGGATCAGATTAAACAACGGGGCGGTAAAGCGCAAACGCGGTAATACGTTCTTAAATTTTCCACTACTGAGAGAGGCACAGGAAGTATTGATAAGACAAATCATTCAAAAGGTAGTTCAATTCCGCTTCCGCCAATTTCCTATTGGACCTACGCACCGAACCAAACATTCACACACCTTCACTGGGGCGAAAAGATATACTATTTTCTGTATTGTCTATGGTAtagtgtgaaaaaaaaactagaaaagAAGGAAGTGCCAATATGGAAATATAAATTCTTTCCTTCTAGCCGTCAAAATGACAGCAAGCAGcagacaaaaacaattttgatcGCATTGAACTTTGAAGtcgagaaataaattaaaatgacagTCCAACAGCTTAACTCGAATATTTCTGACGACTCAGATGATATGGTTAGTTTGCCGTCCGAGGAAGATATTTATAGGagaaaatatcaattattacTTGAACGATGTGAAGTCTTGCAACAGGATAATGAAAGAATCATCAAtaggtttgtttattttgttaactaTATAGTGATAAGAGCATTTTAATTCGTGTTtcttaaatgaataaattacgACCGTTGTTACAGAATACAGGAagcaaagaaaataacaaagcGCTATAGTAAAGACATTAAGCTGCTAGTCGAAAGACTGGATAGTCATGGAGATGCCTTTAGGACCGCTTCCATGGAGCAGGAGACGAAACCCGAAGTAGTGTCGAAGCCAACTCGGGCCCCACCCAAGGCCCAGTCATCTAAACAAATGGACAAACAGAATGCTACTGGAGGAAAAAAACCAGGCTCTAAAAGAAAAAGCAAAGCAGATAAAGTATGTAATACTTCTGGCAAAAACTTGTAgctttggaaaaaatatagtacttattaagtaatatttattatatattaattagtaatatataatatatatatattagttgTAGTAACAAGTGTAAAAGTATGGACAGATATTTGCTTCACAAActccacgtcatatgtgtaccatacatacatacatacatacataaactcacgcctctttcccggaggggtaggcagagactacctctttccacttgccacgatccctgcatacttcctttgcttcatccacattcataactctcttcatgcaagctcggcggtacCATGTGTACCATTGGTATTGTAATTGAATT
The Amyelois transitella isolate CPQ chromosome 12, ilAmyTran1.1, whole genome shotgun sequence DNA segment above includes these coding regions:
- the LOC106142633 gene encoding uncharacterized protein LOC106142633 — protein: MTVQQLNSNISDDSDDMVSLPSEEDIYRRKYQLLLERCEVLQQDNERIINRIQEAKKITKRYSKDIKLLVERLDSHGDAFRTASMEQETKPEVVSKPTRAPPKAQSSKQMDKQNATGGKKPGSKRKSKADKPERDPNAPKKPCNAFFQFCQEQRPLIIAEANTEVGAEPTKQEVTRQLASRWRSLSNEEKRVYVAMFERSKEKYAEEMSAYIKKEQ